In Brevibacillus marinus, the genomic window CGATAACCTGATCGAGCGCTTCGCTGACGCTTCCCAAGTCGTATCCAGGTGCCAGCATCGCCGTCACATTGACCACCTTCGCCGAATTGTAGCGCTGGATCGTTTGCGGTCCGGTTCCCATGGTGACCGTGGCCACATCTTTCACCTGCACCCTTTCTCCCCGGGAGGTAACCAGTGTCAGATTCAAAATATCATCCAGGTTCTCGATCGCTCCGCTTTGGAACTTGACGGTGACGTCGATTTCCGTTCCGCCGCTTTCCAGATGCGTAGCCGTCTGGCCGTCCAGCCATTCTCTCAGGAGGGACGGTATCGTCGACTGATCGATTCCCAGTTCGGCTGCTTTTTGCCGGTCGAGGGCGATGTGGATCTCGCTGCTGGTCGCTTCCAGCGAAGTGTCTGCCTGGCGGATGCCCTCCACCTGGCTGATCTGGGCCGCCAGGCTTTCCGCCAGTTCCTTCAGCAATTGCTCGTCCTGGCCGCGCAGGGCGTAGGAGATCGGCGCAGCGCCGCCGCCCGTGTCGCCGCCGCCGACAACCCTGCCCCCCAGCCCGGGCATCGCATTGCTGCTTGCTTCACTGATGCGGAGGCGGGCGCCGGGGAAGATGTTGAGTGCGGTACGCAGCTCCTCGACCACCTCAGCCGTGCTGCGCTCCCGTTCGGACGGGTCTTTGAGGCGAATCGTGAACGCGCCGGTCTCCGCCGAGCCGCCGCCGAATCCGCCGGCTGCGCTGCGGCTGCCCACACTGGAGAAAATCGTCTCTACCTCCGGGATTTGTTCAATCAACTGATACGCCTGTTCCACCGTTTCGCGTGTCGTTTCCAGCTGTGTTCCGGGCGGCAGTTGGATGGAAACATTGATTTCCCCCTGATCCGCCGCCGGCATGTACTCCGAGCCGATGAAGGGAATCAGGGCAAAGCCCGCCGTCGTCCCCAGAATCGCGATGCCCACGACTGCTTTGCGGTGCCGCAATGACCAGTTCAGCATCTGTTGATAGAACCGCACCCATCCCGCTTCCTGCCCCAGCTGCCGGGCAGCGGGGGAATGCGTGCTTCCTCGCTTGGCCGTTGTGGAGATCCAGCGGGAGGCCAGCATCGGGGTCAGGGTGAGCGACACGACCAGGGAAACGAGCAGCGAGAAGGAGACCGTTACTGCCATATCACGGAACAGCTGCGACGTGACCCCTTCGACAAAGACGATCGGCAGAAATACGGCGACCGTCGTCAAGGTGGAGGCGATAACCGGCATCGCCACTTCTTTTGTCCCGCGAAAAGCGGCATCCCGGCTGCTCAATCCGTGCTCTTTGTAGCGGTAGATATTCTCCAAGACGACGATCGCGTCGTCGACGATCATCCCCACGCCCAGAGTTAATCCGCCCAGACTCATGATGTTGATGGTCATGTCGGTAAAGTACATCAGCACAAAGGTGCTGATGATCGAGATCGGGATGACAATGCTGATAATCAGCGTATTCCTGACACTTTTCAGGAACAAAAGAATGATCAGCATCGCCAGGATTCCGCCGATGTACGTGTCGTGCACCAGCGTGTCAATCGACTGACGAATGAACAGCGATTGGTCGGAAATCGTCTCCACCCGCACATCTTG contains:
- a CDS encoding efflux RND transporter permease subunit, whose product is MQISKLSIERPVTVMMGVLIVIILGIISLTRIPIDLYPEIEIPTASVITSYSGVGPEEIENLITKPVEDAVSTVAGLKSIRSISREGSSMVIAEFAYGTDMDEVTAEIQKNLERVKRSLPDEVDTPTVASYDPNSSPVLTFAVSSQMDAAQLKTLVEQTVVPALEKIEGVASVSVSGGMEREIQVLVDPHRLEQYGLTMADITRQLSSENTNTSAGNVEEGSSSYLVRSIGKLASVEDIREISIPLPEGSVKLEELAVIRDGYKDVTVESKLNGVPTVSVTVQKQAGSNTVALVDAIQEELEAIKASLTQDVRVETISDQSLFIRQSIDTLVHDTYIGGILAMLIILLFLKSVRNTLIISIVIPISIISTFVLMYFTDMTINIMSLGGLTLGVGMIVDDAIVVLENIYRYKEHGLSSRDAAFRGTKEVAMPVIASTLTTVAVFLPIVFVEGVTSQLFRDMAVTVSFSLLVSLVVSLTLTPMLASRWISTTAKRGSTHSPAARQLGQEAGWVRFYQQMLNWSLRHRKAVVGIAILGTTAGFALIPFIGSEYMPAADQGEINVSIQLPPGTQLETTRETVEQAYQLIEQIPEVETIFSSVGSRSAAGGFGGGSAETGAFTIRLKDPSERERSTAEVVEELRTALNIFPGARLRISEASSNAMPGLGGRVVGGGDTGGGAAPISYALRGQDEQLLKELAESLAAQISQVEGIRQADTSLEATSSEIHIALDRQKAAELGIDQSTIPSLLREWLDGQTATHLESGGTEIDVTVKFQSGAIENLDDILNLTLVTSRGERVQVKDVATVTMGTGPQTIQRYNSAKVVNVTAMLAPGYDLGSVSEALDQVIASFPLPAGYVIEKQGQDAQMAESFQALLFAFALAVALVYMILAAQFESLVHPLSIILSVPLSFTGALFSLWVTGRPLSVPAVIGVVLLVGIVVRNAIVLIDFINVQRRQGIDRETAVLTAGPVRLRPIVMTTLTTSLALLPLALGWGEGGESQAPLATVVIGGLICSTLLTLIVIPVVYTLLDDLVAWLKKLLLPLVKRNQPHTASAER